One Scophthalmus maximus strain ysfricsl-2021 chromosome 1, ASM2237912v1, whole genome shotgun sequence genomic region harbors:
- the peli3 gene encoding E3 ubiquitin-protein ligase pellino homolog 1 isoform X5, whose protein sequence is MTRVVVSSEPQLWPVGMVLEGSSEALCPPPSLELRPSCNKSQSSPPLSTSSQPHDGVFPEDKEPVKYGELIVLGHNGSLANGDKGRRRSRLALYKRPKANGVKPDVIHNVSTPLVSKALSNKSQHSISYTLSRSHSVIVEYTHDTNTDMFQIGRSTESMIDFVVTDTAGSGSSQGGGAAGEGGGGGQSAQSTISRYACRIMCERTAPYTARIYAAGFDSSKNIFLGERAAKWRTSDGLMDGLTTNGVLVMHPAGEFVSEPAPGVWREISVCGNVFALRETRSAQQRGKLVENESNTLQDGSLIDLCGATLLWRTPAGLRHTPTLKQLESLRQELNAARPQCPVGFNTLAFPSLAQREIVDKKQPWVYVNCGHVHGYHNWGYRKEKGPAGPGGTAPASTGERECPMCRRVGPYVPLWLGCEGGLYLDAGPPTHAFCPCGHVCSEKTVVGWSQIPLPHGTHAFHAACPFCGTWLTGEQGHIKLIFQGPVD, encoded by the exons ATGACCCGAGTCGTCGTTAG caGCGAGCCCCAGTTGTGGCCGGTGGGCATGGTTTTGGAGGGTAGCTCAGAGGCGCTGTGTCCCCCCCCATCTCTGGAGCTGCGCCCATCCTGCAACAAGAGCCAGTCCTCGCCTCCTCTGAGCACAAGCTCACAACCCCACGACGGAGTCTTCCCCGAGGACAAGGAGCCCGTCAAGTACGGCGAGCTCATCGTCTTAGG GCACAATGGGTCGCTGGCCAATGGGGACAAGGGTCGCAGAAGAAGTCGTCTGGCCCTTTACAAGAGACCCAAAGCCAACGGGGTCAAACCTGATGTTATCCACAATGTCTCAACACCGCTGGTGTCAAAG GCACTCAGCAACAAAAGCCAGCACAGCATTTCCTACACACTGTCACGGAGCCACTCTGTCATCGTGGAGTACACCCATGACACCAACACAGACATGTTCCAG ATTGGTCGGTCCACAGAGAGCATGATCGACTTTGTGGTGACGGACACGGCAGGCAGTGGCAGCAGTCAGGGTGGGGGTGCTGCAGGGGAGGGCGGCGGTGGAGGACAGTCAGCACAGAGCACCATTTCTCGCTACGCATGTCGCATCATGTGTGAACGCACCGCTCCCTACACCGCCCGCATTTACGCTGCCGGTTTCGACTCCTCCAAGAACATCTTCCTGGGG GAGCGGGCCGCCAAATGGAGGACGTCGGATGGCTTGATGGATGGCCTGACCACCAATGGGGTGCTGGTGATGCATCCGGCAGGGGAGTTTGTGTCCGAGCCGGCTCCGGGCGTCTGGAGGGAGATCTCCGTATGTGGCAACGTGTTTGCCCTGAGGGAGACCCGCTCAGcccagcagagaggaaaactg GTTGAAAATGAGTCCAATACCCTGCAGGACGGTTCACTGATTGACCTGTGTGGGGCTACCCTGCTGTGGAGGACCCCCGCCGGACTGCGCCACACCCCCACTCTCAAACAGCTGGAGTCCCTGCGCCAGGAGCTAAATGCAGCGCGGCCACAGTGTCCCGTGGGCTTCAACACCCTGGCCTTCCCAAGCCTGGCCCAGCGTGAGATCGTAGACAAGAAGCAGCCCTGGGTCTATGTTAACTGTGGCCACGTGCATGGCTACCACAACTGGGGCTACCGCAAGGAGAAGGGTCCCGCCGGCCCCGGGGGCACAGCACCGGCCAGCACTGGGGAGAGGGAGTGCCCCATGTGCCGGCGAGTGGGGCCCTATGTGCCACTGTGGCTGGGCTGTGAGGGAGGATTATACCTGGACGCTGGGCCGCCCACTCATGCGTTCTGCCCCTGTGGCCATGTGTGCTCAGAAAAGACAGTGGTGGGGTGGAGCCAGATCCCATTGCCCCATGGCACCCATGCCTTCCATGCTGCCTGCCCCTTCTGTGGTACCTGGTTGACCGGGGAGCAGGGCCACATTAAACTCATCTTCCAGGGCCCCGTCGACTGA
- the peli3 gene encoding E3 ubiquitin-protein ligase pellino homolog 1 isoform X2, whose protein sequence is MAPDDLLLPVLWSPQEVETTSSASEPQLWPVGMVLEGSSEALCPPPSLELRPSCNKSQSSPPLSTSSQPHDGVFPEDKEPVKYGELIVLGHNGSLANGDKGRRRSRLALYKRPKANGVKPDVIHNVSTPLVSKALSNKSQHSISYTLSRSHSVIVEYTHDTNTDMFQIGRSTESMIDFVVTDTAGSGSSQGGGAAGEGGGGGQSAQSTISRYACRIMCERTAPYTARIYAAGFDSSKNIFLGERAAKWRTSDGLMDGLTTNGVLVMHPAGEFVSEPAPGVWREISVCGNVFALRETRSAQQRGKLVENESNTLQDGSLIDLCGATLLWRTPAGLRHTPTLKQLESLRQELNAARPQCPVGFNTLAFPSLAQREIVDKKQPWVYVNCGHVHGYHNWGYRKEKGPAGPGGTAPASTGERECPMCRRVGPYVPLWLGCEGGLYLDAGPPTHAFCPCGHVCSEKTVVGWSQIPLPHGTHAFHAACPFCGTWLTGEQGHIKLIFQGPVD, encoded by the exons CGAGCCCCAGTTGTGGCCGGTGGGCATGGTTTTGGAGGGTAGCTCAGAGGCGCTGTGTCCCCCCCCATCTCTGGAGCTGCGCCCATCCTGCAACAAGAGCCAGTCCTCGCCTCCTCTGAGCACAAGCTCACAACCCCACGACGGAGTCTTCCCCGAGGACAAGGAGCCCGTCAAGTACGGCGAGCTCATCGTCTTAGG GCACAATGGGTCGCTGGCCAATGGGGACAAGGGTCGCAGAAGAAGTCGTCTGGCCCTTTACAAGAGACCCAAAGCCAACGGGGTCAAACCTGATGTTATCCACAATGTCTCAACACCGCTGGTGTCAAAG GCACTCAGCAACAAAAGCCAGCACAGCATTTCCTACACACTGTCACGGAGCCACTCTGTCATCGTGGAGTACACCCATGACACCAACACAGACATGTTCCAG ATTGGTCGGTCCACAGAGAGCATGATCGACTTTGTGGTGACGGACACGGCAGGCAGTGGCAGCAGTCAGGGTGGGGGTGCTGCAGGGGAGGGCGGCGGTGGAGGACAGTCAGCACAGAGCACCATTTCTCGCTACGCATGTCGCATCATGTGTGAACGCACCGCTCCCTACACCGCCCGCATTTACGCTGCCGGTTTCGACTCCTCCAAGAACATCTTCCTGGGG GAGCGGGCCGCCAAATGGAGGACGTCGGATGGCTTGATGGATGGCCTGACCACCAATGGGGTGCTGGTGATGCATCCGGCAGGGGAGTTTGTGTCCGAGCCGGCTCCGGGCGTCTGGAGGGAGATCTCCGTATGTGGCAACGTGTTTGCCCTGAGGGAGACCCGCTCAGcccagcagagaggaaaactg GTTGAAAATGAGTCCAATACCCTGCAGGACGGTTCACTGATTGACCTGTGTGGGGCTACCCTGCTGTGGAGGACCCCCGCCGGACTGCGCCACACCCCCACTCTCAAACAGCTGGAGTCCCTGCGCCAGGAGCTAAATGCAGCGCGGCCACAGTGTCCCGTGGGCTTCAACACCCTGGCCTTCCCAAGCCTGGCCCAGCGTGAGATCGTAGACAAGAAGCAGCCCTGGGTCTATGTTAACTGTGGCCACGTGCATGGCTACCACAACTGGGGCTACCGCAAGGAGAAGGGTCCCGCCGGCCCCGGGGGCACAGCACCGGCCAGCACTGGGGAGAGGGAGTGCCCCATGTGCCGGCGAGTGGGGCCCTATGTGCCACTGTGGCTGGGCTGTGAGGGAGGATTATACCTGGACGCTGGGCCGCCCACTCATGCGTTCTGCCCCTGTGGCCATGTGTGCTCAGAAAAGACAGTGGTGGGGTGGAGCCAGATCCCATTGCCCCATGGCACCCATGCCTTCCATGCTGCCTGCCCCTTCTGTGGTACCTGGTTGACCGGGGAGCAGGGCCACATTAAACTCATCTTCCAGGGCCCCGTCGACTGA
- the peli3 gene encoding E3 ubiquitin-protein ligase pellino homolog 1 isoform X4 has protein sequence MATDCLVLPIRHLIMRSEPQLWPVGMVLEGSSEALCPPPSLELRPSCNKSQSSPPLSTSSQPHDGVFPEDKEPVKYGELIVLGHNGSLANGDKGRRRSRLALYKRPKANGVKPDVIHNVSTPLVSKALSNKSQHSISYTLSRSHSVIVEYTHDTNTDMFQIGRSTESMIDFVVTDTAGSGSSQGGGAAGEGGGGGQSAQSTISRYACRIMCERTAPYTARIYAAGFDSSKNIFLGERAAKWRTSDGLMDGLTTNGVLVMHPAGEFVSEPAPGVWREISVCGNVFALRETRSAQQRGKLVENESNTLQDGSLIDLCGATLLWRTPAGLRHTPTLKQLESLRQELNAARPQCPVGFNTLAFPSLAQREIVDKKQPWVYVNCGHVHGYHNWGYRKEKGPAGPGGTAPASTGERECPMCRRVGPYVPLWLGCEGGLYLDAGPPTHAFCPCGHVCSEKTVVGWSQIPLPHGTHAFHAACPFCGTWLTGEQGHIKLIFQGPVD, from the exons ATGGCCACTGACTGCCTGGTTCTGCCCATCCGTCATCTGATTATGAGGAG CGAGCCCCAGTTGTGGCCGGTGGGCATGGTTTTGGAGGGTAGCTCAGAGGCGCTGTGTCCCCCCCCATCTCTGGAGCTGCGCCCATCCTGCAACAAGAGCCAGTCCTCGCCTCCTCTGAGCACAAGCTCACAACCCCACGACGGAGTCTTCCCCGAGGACAAGGAGCCCGTCAAGTACGGCGAGCTCATCGTCTTAGG GCACAATGGGTCGCTGGCCAATGGGGACAAGGGTCGCAGAAGAAGTCGTCTGGCCCTTTACAAGAGACCCAAAGCCAACGGGGTCAAACCTGATGTTATCCACAATGTCTCAACACCGCTGGTGTCAAAG GCACTCAGCAACAAAAGCCAGCACAGCATTTCCTACACACTGTCACGGAGCCACTCTGTCATCGTGGAGTACACCCATGACACCAACACAGACATGTTCCAG ATTGGTCGGTCCACAGAGAGCATGATCGACTTTGTGGTGACGGACACGGCAGGCAGTGGCAGCAGTCAGGGTGGGGGTGCTGCAGGGGAGGGCGGCGGTGGAGGACAGTCAGCACAGAGCACCATTTCTCGCTACGCATGTCGCATCATGTGTGAACGCACCGCTCCCTACACCGCCCGCATTTACGCTGCCGGTTTCGACTCCTCCAAGAACATCTTCCTGGGG GAGCGGGCCGCCAAATGGAGGACGTCGGATGGCTTGATGGATGGCCTGACCACCAATGGGGTGCTGGTGATGCATCCGGCAGGGGAGTTTGTGTCCGAGCCGGCTCCGGGCGTCTGGAGGGAGATCTCCGTATGTGGCAACGTGTTTGCCCTGAGGGAGACCCGCTCAGcccagcagagaggaaaactg GTTGAAAATGAGTCCAATACCCTGCAGGACGGTTCACTGATTGACCTGTGTGGGGCTACCCTGCTGTGGAGGACCCCCGCCGGACTGCGCCACACCCCCACTCTCAAACAGCTGGAGTCCCTGCGCCAGGAGCTAAATGCAGCGCGGCCACAGTGTCCCGTGGGCTTCAACACCCTGGCCTTCCCAAGCCTGGCCCAGCGTGAGATCGTAGACAAGAAGCAGCCCTGGGTCTATGTTAACTGTGGCCACGTGCATGGCTACCACAACTGGGGCTACCGCAAGGAGAAGGGTCCCGCCGGCCCCGGGGGCACAGCACCGGCCAGCACTGGGGAGAGGGAGTGCCCCATGTGCCGGCGAGTGGGGCCCTATGTGCCACTGTGGCTGGGCTGTGAGGGAGGATTATACCTGGACGCTGGGCCGCCCACTCATGCGTTCTGCCCCTGTGGCCATGTGTGCTCAGAAAAGACAGTGGTGGGGTGGAGCCAGATCCCATTGCCCCATGGCACCCATGCCTTCCATGCTGCCTGCCCCTTCTGTGGTACCTGGTTGACCGGGGAGCAGGGCCACATTAAACTCATCTTCCAGGGCCCCGTCGACTGA
- the peli3 gene encoding E3 ubiquitin-protein ligase pellino homolog 1 isoform X7: MVLEGSSEALCPPPSLELRPSCNKSQSSPPLSTSSQPHDGVFPEDKEPVKYGELIVLGHNGSLANGDKGRRRSRLALYKRPKANGVKPDVIHNVSTPLVSKALSNKSQHSISYTLSRSHSVIVEYTHDTNTDMFQIGRSTESMIDFVVTDTAGSGSSQGGGAAGEGGGGGQSAQSTISRYACRIMCERTAPYTARIYAAGFDSSKNIFLGERAAKWRTSDGLMDGLTTNGVLVMHPAGEFVSEPAPGVWREISVCGNVFALRETRSAQQRGKLVENESNTLQDGSLIDLCGATLLWRTPAGLRHTPTLKQLESLRQELNAARPQCPVGFNTLAFPSLAQREIVDKKQPWVYVNCGHVHGYHNWGYRKEKGPAGPGGTAPASTGERECPMCRRVGPYVPLWLGCEGGLYLDAGPPTHAFCPCGHVCSEKTVVGWSQIPLPHGTHAFHAACPFCGTWLTGEQGHIKLIFQGPVD, translated from the exons ATGGTTTTGGAGGGTAGCTCAGAGGCGCTGTGTCCCCCCCCATCTCTGGAGCTGCGCCCATCCTGCAACAAGAGCCAGTCCTCGCCTCCTCTGAGCACAAGCTCACAACCCCACGACGGAGTCTTCCCCGAGGACAAGGAGCCCGTCAAGTACGGCGAGCTCATCGTCTTAGG GCACAATGGGTCGCTGGCCAATGGGGACAAGGGTCGCAGAAGAAGTCGTCTGGCCCTTTACAAGAGACCCAAAGCCAACGGGGTCAAACCTGATGTTATCCACAATGTCTCAACACCGCTGGTGTCAAAG GCACTCAGCAACAAAAGCCAGCACAGCATTTCCTACACACTGTCACGGAGCCACTCTGTCATCGTGGAGTACACCCATGACACCAACACAGACATGTTCCAG ATTGGTCGGTCCACAGAGAGCATGATCGACTTTGTGGTGACGGACACGGCAGGCAGTGGCAGCAGTCAGGGTGGGGGTGCTGCAGGGGAGGGCGGCGGTGGAGGACAGTCAGCACAGAGCACCATTTCTCGCTACGCATGTCGCATCATGTGTGAACGCACCGCTCCCTACACCGCCCGCATTTACGCTGCCGGTTTCGACTCCTCCAAGAACATCTTCCTGGGG GAGCGGGCCGCCAAATGGAGGACGTCGGATGGCTTGATGGATGGCCTGACCACCAATGGGGTGCTGGTGATGCATCCGGCAGGGGAGTTTGTGTCCGAGCCGGCTCCGGGCGTCTGGAGGGAGATCTCCGTATGTGGCAACGTGTTTGCCCTGAGGGAGACCCGCTCAGcccagcagagaggaaaactg GTTGAAAATGAGTCCAATACCCTGCAGGACGGTTCACTGATTGACCTGTGTGGGGCTACCCTGCTGTGGAGGACCCCCGCCGGACTGCGCCACACCCCCACTCTCAAACAGCTGGAGTCCCTGCGCCAGGAGCTAAATGCAGCGCGGCCACAGTGTCCCGTGGGCTTCAACACCCTGGCCTTCCCAAGCCTGGCCCAGCGTGAGATCGTAGACAAGAAGCAGCCCTGGGTCTATGTTAACTGTGGCCACGTGCATGGCTACCACAACTGGGGCTACCGCAAGGAGAAGGGTCCCGCCGGCCCCGGGGGCACAGCACCGGCCAGCACTGGGGAGAGGGAGTGCCCCATGTGCCGGCGAGTGGGGCCCTATGTGCCACTGTGGCTGGGCTGTGAGGGAGGATTATACCTGGACGCTGGGCCGCCCACTCATGCGTTCTGCCCCTGTGGCCATGTGTGCTCAGAAAAGACAGTGGTGGGGTGGAGCCAGATCCCATTGCCCCATGGCACCCATGCCTTCCATGCTGCCTGCCCCTTCTGTGGTACCTGGTTGACCGGGGAGCAGGGCCACATTAAACTCATCTTCCAGGGCCCCGTCGACTGA
- the peli3 gene encoding E3 ubiquitin-protein ligase pellino homolog 1 isoform X8, with protein MAPDDLLLPVLWSPQEVETTSSASSEPQLWPVGMVLEGSSEALCPPPSLELRPSCNKSQSSPPLSTSSQPHDGVFPEDKEPVKYGELIVLGHNGSLANGDKGRRRSRLALYKRPKANGVKPDVIHNVSTPLVSKALSNKSQHSISYTLSRSHSVIVEYTHDTNTDMFQIGRSTESMIDFVVTDTAGSGSSQGGGAAGEGGGGGQSAQSTISRYACRIMCERTAPYTARIYAAGFDSSKNIFLGERAAKWRTSDGLMDGLTTNGVLVMHPAGEFVSEPAPGVWREISVCGNVFALRETRSAQQRGKLVENESNTLQDGSLIDLCGATLLWRTPAGLRHTPTLKQLESLRQELNAARPQCPVGFNTLAFPSLAQREIVDKKQPWVYVNCGHVHGYHNWGYRKEKGPAGPGGTAPASTGERECPMCRRVGPYVPLWLGCEGGLYLDAGPPTHAFCPCGHVCSEKTVVGWSQIPLPHGTHAFHAACPFCGTWLTGEQGHIKLIFQGPVD; from the exons caGCGAGCCCCAGTTGTGGCCGGTGGGCATGGTTTTGGAGGGTAGCTCAGAGGCGCTGTGTCCCCCCCCATCTCTGGAGCTGCGCCCATCCTGCAACAAGAGCCAGTCCTCGCCTCCTCTGAGCACAAGCTCACAACCCCACGACGGAGTCTTCCCCGAGGACAAGGAGCCCGTCAAGTACGGCGAGCTCATCGTCTTAGG GCACAATGGGTCGCTGGCCAATGGGGACAAGGGTCGCAGAAGAAGTCGTCTGGCCCTTTACAAGAGACCCAAAGCCAACGGGGTCAAACCTGATGTTATCCACAATGTCTCAACACCGCTGGTGTCAAAG GCACTCAGCAACAAAAGCCAGCACAGCATTTCCTACACACTGTCACGGAGCCACTCTGTCATCGTGGAGTACACCCATGACACCAACACAGACATGTTCCAG ATTGGTCGGTCCACAGAGAGCATGATCGACTTTGTGGTGACGGACACGGCAGGCAGTGGCAGCAGTCAGGGTGGGGGTGCTGCAGGGGAGGGCGGCGGTGGAGGACAGTCAGCACAGAGCACCATTTCTCGCTACGCATGTCGCATCATGTGTGAACGCACCGCTCCCTACACCGCCCGCATTTACGCTGCCGGTTTCGACTCCTCCAAGAACATCTTCCTGGGG GAGCGGGCCGCCAAATGGAGGACGTCGGATGGCTTGATGGATGGCCTGACCACCAATGGGGTGCTGGTGATGCATCCGGCAGGGGAGTTTGTGTCCGAGCCGGCTCCGGGCGTCTGGAGGGAGATCTCCGTATGTGGCAACGTGTTTGCCCTGAGGGAGACCCGCTCAGcccagcagagaggaaaactg GTTGAAAATGAGTCCAATACCCTGCAGGACGGTTCACTGATTGACCTGTGTGGGGCTACCCTGCTGTGGAGGACCCCCGCCGGACTGCGCCACACCCCCACTCTCAAACAGCTGGAGTCCCTGCGCCAGGAGCTAAATGCAGCGCGGCCACAGTGTCCCGTGGGCTTCAACACCCTGGCCTTCCCAAGCCTGGCCCAGCGTGAGATCGTAGACAAGAAGCAGCCCTGGGTCTATGTTAACTGTGGCCACGTGCATGGCTACCACAACTGGGGCTACCGCAAGGAGAAGGGTCCCGCCGGCCCCGGGGGCACAGCACCGGCCAGCACTGGGGAGAGGGAGTGCCCCATGTGCCGGCGAGTGGGGCCCTATGTGCCACTGTGGCTGGGCTGTGAGGGAGGATTATACCTGGACGCTGGGCCGCCCACTCATGCGTTCTGCCCCTGTGGCCATGTGTGCTCAGAAAAGACAGTGGTGGGGTGGAGCCAGATCCCATTGCCCCATGGCACCCATGCCTTCCATGCTGCCTGCCCCTTCTGTGGTACCTGGTTGACCGGGGAGCAGGGCCACATTAAACTCATCTTCCAGGGCCCCGTCGACTGA
- the peli3 gene encoding E3 ubiquitin-protein ligase pellino homolog 1 isoform X3 — protein sequence MATDCLVLPIRHLIMRSSEPQLWPVGMVLEGSSEALCPPPSLELRPSCNKSQSSPPLSTSSQPHDGVFPEDKEPVKYGELIVLGHNGSLANGDKGRRRSRLALYKRPKANGVKPDVIHNVSTPLVSKALSNKSQHSISYTLSRSHSVIVEYTHDTNTDMFQIGRSTESMIDFVVTDTAGSGSSQGGGAAGEGGGGGQSAQSTISRYACRIMCERTAPYTARIYAAGFDSSKNIFLGERAAKWRTSDGLMDGLTTNGVLVMHPAGEFVSEPAPGVWREISVCGNVFALRETRSAQQRGKLVENESNTLQDGSLIDLCGATLLWRTPAGLRHTPTLKQLESLRQELNAARPQCPVGFNTLAFPSLAQREIVDKKQPWVYVNCGHVHGYHNWGYRKEKGPAGPGGTAPASTGERECPMCRRVGPYVPLWLGCEGGLYLDAGPPTHAFCPCGHVCSEKTVVGWSQIPLPHGTHAFHAACPFCGTWLTGEQGHIKLIFQGPVD from the exons ATGGCCACTGACTGCCTGGTTCTGCCCATCCGTCATCTGATTATGAGGAG caGCGAGCCCCAGTTGTGGCCGGTGGGCATGGTTTTGGAGGGTAGCTCAGAGGCGCTGTGTCCCCCCCCATCTCTGGAGCTGCGCCCATCCTGCAACAAGAGCCAGTCCTCGCCTCCTCTGAGCACAAGCTCACAACCCCACGACGGAGTCTTCCCCGAGGACAAGGAGCCCGTCAAGTACGGCGAGCTCATCGTCTTAGG GCACAATGGGTCGCTGGCCAATGGGGACAAGGGTCGCAGAAGAAGTCGTCTGGCCCTTTACAAGAGACCCAAAGCCAACGGGGTCAAACCTGATGTTATCCACAATGTCTCAACACCGCTGGTGTCAAAG GCACTCAGCAACAAAAGCCAGCACAGCATTTCCTACACACTGTCACGGAGCCACTCTGTCATCGTGGAGTACACCCATGACACCAACACAGACATGTTCCAG ATTGGTCGGTCCACAGAGAGCATGATCGACTTTGTGGTGACGGACACGGCAGGCAGTGGCAGCAGTCAGGGTGGGGGTGCTGCAGGGGAGGGCGGCGGTGGAGGACAGTCAGCACAGAGCACCATTTCTCGCTACGCATGTCGCATCATGTGTGAACGCACCGCTCCCTACACCGCCCGCATTTACGCTGCCGGTTTCGACTCCTCCAAGAACATCTTCCTGGGG GAGCGGGCCGCCAAATGGAGGACGTCGGATGGCTTGATGGATGGCCTGACCACCAATGGGGTGCTGGTGATGCATCCGGCAGGGGAGTTTGTGTCCGAGCCGGCTCCGGGCGTCTGGAGGGAGATCTCCGTATGTGGCAACGTGTTTGCCCTGAGGGAGACCCGCTCAGcccagcagagaggaaaactg GTTGAAAATGAGTCCAATACCCTGCAGGACGGTTCACTGATTGACCTGTGTGGGGCTACCCTGCTGTGGAGGACCCCCGCCGGACTGCGCCACACCCCCACTCTCAAACAGCTGGAGTCCCTGCGCCAGGAGCTAAATGCAGCGCGGCCACAGTGTCCCGTGGGCTTCAACACCCTGGCCTTCCCAAGCCTGGCCCAGCGTGAGATCGTAGACAAGAAGCAGCCCTGGGTCTATGTTAACTGTGGCCACGTGCATGGCTACCACAACTGGGGCTACCGCAAGGAGAAGGGTCCCGCCGGCCCCGGGGGCACAGCACCGGCCAGCACTGGGGAGAGGGAGTGCCCCATGTGCCGGCGAGTGGGGCCCTATGTGCCACTGTGGCTGGGCTGTGAGGGAGGATTATACCTGGACGCTGGGCCGCCCACTCATGCGTTCTGCCCCTGTGGCCATGTGTGCTCAGAAAAGACAGTGGTGGGGTGGAGCCAGATCCCATTGCCCCATGGCACCCATGCCTTCCATGCTGCCTGCCCCTTCTGTGGTACCTGGTTGACCGGGGAGCAGGGCCACATTAAACTCATCTTCCAGGGCCCCGTCGACTGA
- the peli3 gene encoding E3 ubiquitin-protein ligase pellino homolog 1 isoform X6 yields MTRVVVSEPQLWPVGMVLEGSSEALCPPPSLELRPSCNKSQSSPPLSTSSQPHDGVFPEDKEPVKYGELIVLGHNGSLANGDKGRRRSRLALYKRPKANGVKPDVIHNVSTPLVSKALSNKSQHSISYTLSRSHSVIVEYTHDTNTDMFQIGRSTESMIDFVVTDTAGSGSSQGGGAAGEGGGGGQSAQSTISRYACRIMCERTAPYTARIYAAGFDSSKNIFLGERAAKWRTSDGLMDGLTTNGVLVMHPAGEFVSEPAPGVWREISVCGNVFALRETRSAQQRGKLVENESNTLQDGSLIDLCGATLLWRTPAGLRHTPTLKQLESLRQELNAARPQCPVGFNTLAFPSLAQREIVDKKQPWVYVNCGHVHGYHNWGYRKEKGPAGPGGTAPASTGERECPMCRRVGPYVPLWLGCEGGLYLDAGPPTHAFCPCGHVCSEKTVVGWSQIPLPHGTHAFHAACPFCGTWLTGEQGHIKLIFQGPVD; encoded by the exons ATGACCCGAGTCGTCGTTAG CGAGCCCCAGTTGTGGCCGGTGGGCATGGTTTTGGAGGGTAGCTCAGAGGCGCTGTGTCCCCCCCCATCTCTGGAGCTGCGCCCATCCTGCAACAAGAGCCAGTCCTCGCCTCCTCTGAGCACAAGCTCACAACCCCACGACGGAGTCTTCCCCGAGGACAAGGAGCCCGTCAAGTACGGCGAGCTCATCGTCTTAGG GCACAATGGGTCGCTGGCCAATGGGGACAAGGGTCGCAGAAGAAGTCGTCTGGCCCTTTACAAGAGACCCAAAGCCAACGGGGTCAAACCTGATGTTATCCACAATGTCTCAACACCGCTGGTGTCAAAG GCACTCAGCAACAAAAGCCAGCACAGCATTTCCTACACACTGTCACGGAGCCACTCTGTCATCGTGGAGTACACCCATGACACCAACACAGACATGTTCCAG ATTGGTCGGTCCACAGAGAGCATGATCGACTTTGTGGTGACGGACACGGCAGGCAGTGGCAGCAGTCAGGGTGGGGGTGCTGCAGGGGAGGGCGGCGGTGGAGGACAGTCAGCACAGAGCACCATTTCTCGCTACGCATGTCGCATCATGTGTGAACGCACCGCTCCCTACACCGCCCGCATTTACGCTGCCGGTTTCGACTCCTCCAAGAACATCTTCCTGGGG GAGCGGGCCGCCAAATGGAGGACGTCGGATGGCTTGATGGATGGCCTGACCACCAATGGGGTGCTGGTGATGCATCCGGCAGGGGAGTTTGTGTCCGAGCCGGCTCCGGGCGTCTGGAGGGAGATCTCCGTATGTGGCAACGTGTTTGCCCTGAGGGAGACCCGCTCAGcccagcagagaggaaaactg GTTGAAAATGAGTCCAATACCCTGCAGGACGGTTCACTGATTGACCTGTGTGGGGCTACCCTGCTGTGGAGGACCCCCGCCGGACTGCGCCACACCCCCACTCTCAAACAGCTGGAGTCCCTGCGCCAGGAGCTAAATGCAGCGCGGCCACAGTGTCCCGTGGGCTTCAACACCCTGGCCTTCCCAAGCCTGGCCCAGCGTGAGATCGTAGACAAGAAGCAGCCCTGGGTCTATGTTAACTGTGGCCACGTGCATGGCTACCACAACTGGGGCTACCGCAAGGAGAAGGGTCCCGCCGGCCCCGGGGGCACAGCACCGGCCAGCACTGGGGAGAGGGAGTGCCCCATGTGCCGGCGAGTGGGGCCCTATGTGCCACTGTGGCTGGGCTGTGAGGGAGGATTATACCTGGACGCTGGGCCGCCCACTCATGCGTTCTGCCCCTGTGGCCATGTGTGCTCAGAAAAGACAGTGGTGGGGTGGAGCCAGATCCCATTGCCCCATGGCACCCATGCCTTCCATGCTGCCTGCCCCTTCTGTGGTACCTGGTTGACCGGGGAGCAGGGCCACATTAAACTCATCTTCCAGGGCCCCGTCGACTGA